Proteins from a single region of Abyssalbus ytuae:
- a CDS encoding GIY-YIG nuclease family protein: protein MHFVYIIYSHKFARFYVGMSQDVKERLRQHNSGTVKSTKAFLPWVVCYQEVFETIEEARKREKYLKSAAGRRWRKNNIERPRSSTG, encoded by the coding sequence ATGCATTTTGTTTATATTATTTATAGCCATAAATTTGCCCGGTTTTATGTAGGGATGTCTCAAGATGTAAAAGAGAGGCTGAGACAGCATAATTCAGGAACAGTAAAATCGACCAAAGCTTTTCTTCCATGGGTTGTATGTTACCAGGAGGTGTTTGAAACCATAGAAGAAGCAAGGAAGAGAGAAAAATATTTGAAAAGTGCAGCAGGGAGAAGATGGAGAAAAAACAATATAGAAAGGCCGCGTAGTTCAACTGGATAG
- a CDS encoding GIY-YIG nuclease family protein translates to MHFVYIIYSHKFARFYVGMSQDVKERLRQHNSGTVKSTKAFLPWVVCYQEVFETIEEARKREKYLKSAAGRRWRKNNIERPRSLPD, encoded by the coding sequence ATGCATTTTGTTTATATTATTTATAGCCATAAATTTGCCCGGTTTTATGTAGGGATGTCTCAAGATGTAAAAGAGAGGCTGAGACAGCATAATTCAGGAACAGTAAAATCGACCAAAGCTTTTCTTCCATGGGTTGTATGTTACCAGGAGGTGTTTGAAACCATAGAAGAAGCAAGGAAGAGAGAAAAATATTTGAAAAGTGCAGCAGGGAGAAGATGGAGAAAAAACAATATAGAAAGGCCGCGTAGCTTGCCCGACTGA
- the ftsA gene encoding cell division protein FtsA: METTKYAVGLDIGTTKIVAMIGSYNEYGKIQILGTGKSKSLGVHRGVVNNITQTIQSIQQAMQEAESVSGLKINDVVVGIAGQHIRSLQHRDYITRSDSEKVINEADLDKLCDQVYKLVMLPGEEIIHVLPQEYKVDGQAEIKEPIGMYGGRLEANFHVVVGQVSSIRNIGRCVKSAGLELGGITLEPLASANAVLSQEEKEAGVALIDIGGGTTDLAIFKDGIIRHTAVIPFGGNVITEDIKEGCSIIEKQAELLKIKFGSAWPGENKDNEIVSIPGLRGREPKEITLKNLSKIIHARVVEIIEQVYVEIKNYGHEEQKKKLIAGIVLTGGGSQLKHLKQLVEYITGMDTRIGYPNEHLAGDSDSEVASPVYATAVGLVMNALQKKEKNIHVTDEASDNNDKEKEENGNQNFAYQESQQQAAKVEQQRKSFLEKWSEKLKDFLDNAE, encoded by the coding sequence ATGGAGACCACTAAATACGCAGTAGGATTAGACATAGGGACCACAAAAATTGTGGCAATGATAGGTAGCTATAATGAGTATGGCAAAATACAGATATTAGGTACAGGCAAATCTAAAAGTCTGGGTGTGCATAGAGGCGTGGTAAATAATATAACCCAAACTATTCAGTCTATACAACAAGCTATGCAGGAAGCCGAAAGTGTTTCCGGACTAAAAATAAACGATGTGGTAGTAGGAATTGCCGGTCAGCATATACGTAGCTTACAACATAGAGATTATATAACAAGGTCAGACTCGGAAAAAGTAATTAATGAAGCCGATCTTGATAAACTTTGTGATCAGGTATATAAGTTGGTTATGCTACCGGGAGAAGAGATTATTCATGTGTTGCCACAGGAATATAAGGTAGATGGACAGGCCGAGATAAAAGAACCTATAGGCATGTACGGAGGAAGACTCGAAGCTAATTTTCACGTAGTGGTCGGGCAGGTTTCATCCATACGAAATATAGGAAGATGTGTTAAAAGTGCCGGACTTGAACTTGGAGGCATAACACTGGAGCCTCTGGCTTCTGCTAATGCAGTTTTAAGTCAGGAGGAAAAAGAAGCAGGAGTAGCTTTGATCGATATAGGAGGAGGAACAACAGATTTGGCAATTTTCAAAGATGGAATTATTCGTCATACTGCAGTTATTCCTTTTGGAGGAAATGTCATAACCGAAGATATAAAAGAAGGTTGCTCCATCATTGAAAAACAGGCCGAATTGCTTAAAATAAAGTTTGGTTCGGCGTGGCCCGGAGAAAACAAAGACAATGAAATAGTTTCCATACCCGGATTAAGAGGAAGAGAACCTAAAGAGATTACCTTAAAAAACCTTTCGAAAATAATACATGCAAGGGTGGTGGAAATTATTGAACAGGTATATGTGGAAATAAAAAATTACGGACACGAAGAGCAAAAGAAAAAATTAATAGCAGGAATAGTTTTAACAGGGGGTGGCAGCCAGTTAAAACACCTCAAACAATTGGTAGAATATATTACCGGCATGGATACCAGGATAGGATATCCGAACGAGCATCTGGCAGGAGATTCTGATTCTGAAGTGGCCAGTCCTGTATATGCAACTGCTGTGGGATTGGTTATGAATGCCTTACAAAAAAAGGAAAAGAATATCCATGTAACTGATGAAGCATCTGATAATAATGATAAAGAAAAAGAAGAAAATGGGAACCAAAATTTTGCTTATCAGGAGTCGCAGCAACAGGCTGCTAAAGTAGAACAACAGAGAAAATCATTTTTAGAAAAATGGTCTGAAAAGTTAAAAGACTTTTTAGATAATGCTGAATAA
- the ftsZ gene encoding cell division protein FtsZ, which translates to MSSNKDYGAIAFDLPKNQSNVIKVIGVGGGGSNAINYMFQQGINGVDFVVCNTDAQALENSPVPNKVQLGVSLTEGLGAGANPQVGEQSAIESVEDIKRMLDTNTKMVFITAGMGGGTGTGAAPIIAKMAKDMDILTVGIVTMPFQFEGKMRIQQAQKGIENLRTHVDSLIVINNNKLREVYGNLGFKAGFSKADEVLSTASRGIAEVITHHYTQNIDLRDAKTVLSNSGTAIMGSATATGGSRAQEAIIKALDSPLLNDNKITGAKNVLLLIVSGAEEITLDEIGEINDYIQSEAGNSANIIMGVGEDEELGDAIAVTVIATGFNAEQQHEIVNTEAKKIIHTLEDEQKVEHDLTPKSAPFQGNTRPSGLSKESNLDKQNVIKHTLFDDEKELKLIPTTDIIKNINVVYEEVSADNDDDFVIIDTTSRIRNIEVVEPEVVKPVEEDNQIELSFDMPIKQTKDDDKKEENVVLFDLTDEVKNYNVKDAIEIVPVTEVSEEGEIRYSLDDYMEMETNLNNAKPTAKKTPVVEEEIVFEKKIVDEEKPVEKNKEIKEIDPFNSSIEESLKRRAEERRKKLKDFNYKFRNNISRIDEIEKQPAYKRMGIELENKKNETDASRVSLGTDSNNDVQLRTNNSFLHDNVD; encoded by the coding sequence ATGAGTAGTAACAAAGATTATGGAGCAATAGCATTCGATTTACCCAAGAACCAAAGCAATGTCATCAAAGTAATAGGCGTTGGAGGAGGAGGTAGCAATGCTATTAATTATATGTTTCAGCAGGGAATAAACGGTGTAGATTTCGTAGTATGTAATACTGATGCACAGGCTCTTGAAAATTCACCTGTACCTAACAAAGTGCAGTTGGGAGTATCTTTAACCGAAGGTTTGGGAGCAGGAGCCAATCCGCAGGTTGGAGAACAGTCTGCTATTGAAAGTGTGGAAGATATAAAGAGAATGCTGGATACAAACACAAAAATGGTCTTCATAACTGCCGGTATGGGAGGCGGTACAGGTACTGGTGCTGCCCCTATAATAGCTAAAATGGCAAAAGATATGGACATCCTCACTGTGGGTATTGTTACTATGCCCTTCCAGTTTGAAGGGAAAATGCGTATACAACAGGCACAAAAAGGAATTGAAAATCTTCGTACACATGTAGACTCATTAATTGTAATTAATAACAATAAACTTCGTGAAGTTTATGGTAATTTAGGTTTTAAAGCAGGATTTTCTAAAGCAGATGAAGTATTGTCAACAGCTTCCAGGGGCATTGCAGAAGTAATTACACACCACTATACCCAAAATATTGACTTGAGGGATGCTAAAACCGTATTGTCAAATAGTGGTACGGCAATTATGGGATCTGCCACCGCAACAGGAGGCAGCAGGGCACAGGAAGCTATTATTAAAGCACTGGACTCTCCTTTATTAAATGACAATAAAATTACAGGAGCCAAAAATGTATTGTTGCTGATTGTTTCCGGAGCCGAAGAAATTACACTCGATGAAATAGGCGAAATCAATGACTATATTCAAAGTGAAGCCGGTAACAGTGCAAATATTATCATGGGTGTGGGAGAAGACGAAGAGTTGGGAGATGCTATAGCCGTAACAGTAATTGCTACCGGTTTTAATGCCGAGCAACAACATGAAATTGTAAATACCGAAGCAAAAAAAATTATACACACACTGGAGGATGAACAAAAAGTAGAACACGATTTAACTCCTAAATCTGCTCCTTTTCAAGGTAATACACGTCCTTCAGGCCTTTCAAAAGAAAGTAATTTAGATAAACAAAATGTAATCAAACATACATTATTTGACGATGAAAAGGAACTAAAATTAATACCTACAACCGACATCATTAAAAATATTAATGTTGTTTATGAAGAAGTGTCGGCAGATAATGATGATGATTTTGTTATAATTGATACCACCTCCCGAATAAGGAACATAGAAGTGGTAGAACCGGAAGTAGTAAAACCTGTAGAAGAAGATAATCAAATTGAGTTATCGTTTGATATGCCAATAAAGCAAACAAAAGACGATGATAAAAAAGAAGAGAATGTAGTATTATTTGATTTAACCGATGAAGTAAAAAACTATAATGTAAAAGATGCTATAGAAATAGTTCCGGTTACCGAAGTTTCAGAAGAAGGAGAAATAAGATATAGTTTGGATGACTATATGGAAATGGAAACTAACCTTAACAATGCAAAACCAACAGCCAAAAAAACACCGGTTGTTGAAGAGGAAATAGTTTTTGAAAAAAAGATAGTTGATGAAGAAAAACCAGTTGAAAAAAATAAGGAAATAAAGGAAATAGATCCTTTTAACAGCTCAATTGAAGAAAGTTTAAAAAGAAGAGCGGAAGAGAGAAGGAAAAAACTTAAGGATTTTAATTATAAATTCAGAAATAACATAAGCAGGATTGATGAAATAGAAAAACAACCGGCCTATAAAAGAATGGGAATAGAATTGGAAAATAAGAAAAATGAAACTGATGCTTCCCGGGTAAGCTTGGGAACCGATAGTAATAATGATGTTCAGTTACGTACAAATAATTCATTTTTACATGATAATGTTGATTAA
- the murC gene encoding UDP-N-acetylmuramate--L-alanine ligase, whose amino-acid sequence MNLKNIHNVYFLGIGGIGMSALARYFKFIGKNVAGYDKTPSEITEGLQSAGMYVHFDDNLMSIPAGFKEKNKTLIVYTPAIPKDHGEYNYFKDNGFEIYKRAQVLGFITKDSFCFAVAGTHGKTTTSSILAHILKETGMPLTAFLGGVSENFNSNFLTEGDKYTVVEADEFDRSFLHLFPDIACVTSMDADHLDIYGEKKELEKSFIEFTKKIKPGGKLFLRKGIPLEGITYGIEDDSDYCIKNIKIKNATYVFDVVTPFGNIEGVKFNKPGQHNLLNALAAFAMAAQINVPPDRLAMALESFKGVKRRFSYHIQTEYKVYIDDYAHHPTEIEAVYHAVKEMYPDKKVLAIFQPHLYSRTRDFIEDFAKSLSKFDEIILLDIYPAREQPIEGVTSQWLLNKINNPNKQLISKDELPSVVKHTSAFVILTLGAGDIGEEVKKIKEALLNEN is encoded by the coding sequence ATGAATTTAAAAAACATACATAACGTTTACTTTTTGGGAATAGGCGGCATAGGAATGTCTGCTTTGGCACGTTATTTTAAATTCATAGGAAAAAATGTAGCCGGATATGATAAAACTCCCAGTGAAATAACAGAGGGATTACAAAGTGCAGGAATGTATGTGCATTTTGACGACAATCTGATGAGTATACCTGCCGGTTTTAAAGAAAAAAATAAAACGCTCATTGTTTACACCCCTGCTATTCCAAAAGACCACGGAGAGTATAATTATTTTAAAGATAATGGCTTTGAAATTTATAAAAGGGCACAAGTTCTTGGTTTTATAACAAAGGATTCCTTTTGCTTTGCCGTTGCAGGTACACATGGTAAAACGACTACATCATCAATTTTAGCTCATATTTTAAAAGAAACCGGAATGCCTTTAACCGCATTTTTGGGAGGAGTGTCTGAAAACTTCAACAGCAATTTTCTGACAGAAGGAGACAAATATACGGTAGTTGAAGCCGATGAATTTGACAGGTCTTTTCTTCATCTTTTTCCTGACATAGCATGTGTTACGTCTATGGATGCTGATCATTTAGATATATATGGAGAGAAAAAAGAACTTGAAAAAAGCTTTATTGAATTCACAAAAAAAATAAAACCGGGCGGAAAATTATTTCTGCGAAAGGGGATACCTCTTGAAGGTATTACATATGGAATAGAAGATGATTCGGATTATTGCATAAAGAATATAAAAATTAAAAACGCGACCTACGTTTTTGATGTGGTGACCCCCTTCGGAAACATCGAAGGAGTTAAATTTAACAAGCCGGGGCAGCATAATCTGTTAAATGCATTGGCAGCTTTTGCAATGGCGGCTCAGATAAATGTCCCCCCTGACCGCCTGGCTATGGCTCTTGAAAGTTTTAAAGGTGTTAAAAGAAGGTTTTCCTATCATATTCAAACAGAATATAAAGTTTATATTGATGACTATGCCCATCATCCTACCGAAATTGAAGCAGTATACCATGCGGTGAAAGAAATGTATCCCGATAAAAAAGTTTTGGCAATTTTTCAACCTCACTTGTATAGCAGAACCCGCGATTTTATAGAAGATTTTGCAAAAAGCCTGTCAAAATTTGATGAGATTATTCTGTTAGATATCTACCCTGCCCGTGAGCAACCCATAGAAGGAGTTACATCGCAATGGTTACTCAATAAAATTAATAATCCGAATAAACAGTTGATAAGTAAAGATGAATTGCCTTCGGTAGTGAAACATACCAGTGCTTTTGTAATACTAACACTTGGAGCTGGCGATATAGGGGAAGAAGTAAAAAAAATTAAAGAAGCTTTATTAAATGAAAATTAG
- a CDS encoding cell division protein FtsQ/DivIB, which translates to MKIRKGYIKIVAVIVLVIFLYSFTQERSSKKQLNKVDVKILDSENLFVTYPTVNKLLIQNEVDVTSIPKEKLVLKKLEDALNSNEMVENAEVYLSVNGQLNIEIKQRTPIARLGGKAKCYLDINGDVMPLSPIYSARVPLVTGTVSKNNLEDIYKLAMYVRNDEFLSKNVIGIQQTGNNFEMRFRVENFTIKLGDVNNLESKFNNLKAFYQKASKDKTLNNYAVVDLQFKNQVVCAKI; encoded by the coding sequence ATGAAAATTAGAAAAGGATACATAAAAATAGTAGCAGTAATAGTACTGGTAATTTTTCTTTATTCTTTCACTCAGGAAAGGAGTAGCAAAAAGCAATTAAATAAAGTTGATGTGAAAATATTGGATAGTGAAAATTTATTTGTCACATATCCGACGGTTAATAAATTGTTAATACAAAATGAGGTCGACGTTACGAGCATACCTAAAGAAAAATTAGTTTTGAAAAAGTTGGAAGATGCCCTGAACTCCAATGAAATGGTAGAAAATGCTGAAGTTTATTTATCTGTAAACGGCCAACTTAACATTGAAATCAAACAAAGAACACCTATTGCACGCCTTGGAGGCAAGGCTAAATGCTATTTAGATATTAACGGGGATGTAATGCCGTTATCACCAATTTATTCTGCCAGGGTTCCTCTTGTAACCGGAACTGTGAGTAAAAATAACCTGGAAGATATATACAAATTGGCAATGTATGTTCGCAACGATGAATTTTTAAGCAAAAATGTAATAGGCATACAACAAACCGGGAATAATTTTGAAATGCGTTTTCGGGTAGAAAATTTTACGATAAAACTGGGAGATGTAAATAATCTTGAAAGTAAGTTTAACAATTTAAAAGCATTTTATCAAAAGGCATCAAAAGATAAAACCCTAAATAATTATGCAGTTGTTGATCTGCAATTTAAAAATCAGGTTGTGTGTGCTAAAATTTAA
- a CDS encoding GatB/YqeY domain-containing protein has product MSLQSKIMEGMKAAMKAKDSVALEALRAIKSGILLAKTEAGAKDELSEEEEIKLLQKLVKQRKESAAIYTEQGRADLAEPELAQVAVIEKFLPEQLSEEEIEKVVTEVISQTNADSMKDMGIVSKQLAGKADGKTISNIVKAKLA; this is encoded by the coding sequence ATGAGTTTGCAATCAAAAATAATGGAAGGAATGAAAGCCGCTATGAAAGCAAAAGATTCCGTTGCTTTAGAGGCTTTAAGAGCAATCAAGTCCGGAATTTTGTTGGCTAAAACCGAAGCCGGTGCAAAAGATGAACTTTCAGAAGAAGAGGAAATAAAACTTTTACAAAAATTGGTAAAGCAACGCAAAGAGAGTGCTGCTATATATACAGAACAGGGAAGGGCTGATTTGGCCGAACCGGAACTGGCACAGGTAGCAGTAATTGAAAAATTTTTACCGGAACAATTATCTGAAGAGGAAATTGAAAAAGTTGTTACAGAAGTAATTTCGCAAACTAATGCAGATAGTATGAAGGATATGGGAATAGTCTCAAAGCAACTCGCCGGTAAAGCAGATGGTAAAACTATTTCTAATATTGTAAAAGCAAAACTGGCTTAA